A portion of the Natronococcus sp. AD-5 genome contains these proteins:
- a CDS encoding DUF4385 domain-containing protein gives MADDSDGPEYDIDFRERPDEYEIGRGEEGVFKVEPYKSELLPLWSYADEESARESAEAIYERYERYRENDEFPGMDMARKYLQMGYTRAMRYAKYPGGRKYDADGNEREPERWADKDKRAAALVFESYWERVREDETYRRAKERHRERRK, from the coding sequence ATGGCTGACGACTCCGACGGACCCGAGTACGACATCGACTTCCGCGAACGGCCAGACGAGTACGAAATCGGCCGCGGCGAGGAAGGTGTCTTCAAAGTCGAACCGTACAAGAGCGAACTGCTGCCGCTGTGGTCGTACGCGGACGAAGAGAGTGCTCGAGAGTCGGCCGAAGCGATCTACGAGCGGTACGAACGGTACCGCGAGAACGACGAGTTCCCGGGGATGGACATGGCCCGGAAGTACCTCCAGATGGGATACACTCGAGCCATGCGCTACGCGAAGTATCCCGGCGGACGGAAGTACGACGCCGACGGGAACGAACGCGAGCCGGAGCGGTGGGCCGACAAGGATAAACGCGCAGCGGCGCTCGTCTTCGAGTCCTACTGGGAACGGGTCCGGGAAGACGAGACTTACCGGCGAGCGAAGGAACGCCACCGCGAGCGTCGGAAGTAG
- a CDS encoding PaaI family thioesterase: MSDDSPASVEDVDDIARFLQSYIDEYHEFLSWIGTSVDDVDDGAMTLSIPYDEKLTNIRPYAGEEQRPDIHGGIAATLIDTVGGFAIQTALENPLSTGVATINLNVNYLRPATGDLTATAEVVRAGSTVGVSEVTVESTTPDGETKAVATGQGSYRIFRSD, from the coding sequence ATGAGCGACGATTCACCGGCCTCGGTCGAGGACGTCGACGACATCGCGCGGTTCCTCCAGAGCTACATCGACGAGTACCATGAGTTCCTCTCGTGGATCGGGACGAGCGTCGACGACGTCGACGACGGGGCGATGACGCTGTCGATCCCCTACGACGAGAAACTGACGAACATCCGGCCCTACGCCGGCGAGGAGCAGCGTCCCGACATCCACGGCGGGATCGCCGCGACCCTCATCGACACCGTCGGCGGGTTCGCGATCCAGACGGCCCTCGAGAATCCGCTCTCGACCGGCGTCGCGACGATCAACTTAAACGTCAACTACCTCCGGCCGGCGACGGGCGACCTCACGGCGACGGCGGAGGTCGTCCGCGCCGGTTCGACCGTCGGCGTCAGCGAGGTCACCGTCGAGAGCACGACGCCGGACGGCGAGACGAAGGCGGTCGCGACCGGCCAGGGATCGTACCGGATCTTCCGGTCCGACTGA
- a CDS encoding cysteine hydrolase family protein has protein sequence MHLEPANTAVVVVDMQNGFCHPDGTLYAPGSEAVIEPVATLVERAREAGAQVIFTRDVHPPEQFDEAYYYNEFEQWGEHVLEDSWEAEIVEELAVLEDDHVVEKHTYDAFYNTELEGWLNARGIRDLVICGTLANVCVLHTGGSAGLRDFRPLLVEDCIGSIEDEHREYALEHAEWLFGEVVDGDDLEFGSG, from the coding sequence ATGCACCTCGAGCCAGCGAACACCGCGGTCGTGGTCGTCGACATGCAAAACGGCTTCTGCCATCCCGACGGCACTCTGTACGCACCGGGCAGCGAAGCGGTCATCGAGCCGGTCGCGACCCTCGTCGAGCGCGCCCGCGAGGCCGGCGCGCAGGTGATCTTCACGCGGGACGTCCACCCGCCCGAGCAGTTCGACGAGGCCTACTACTACAACGAGTTCGAACAGTGGGGCGAGCACGTCCTCGAGGACTCCTGGGAGGCAGAGATCGTCGAGGAGCTCGCGGTTCTGGAAGACGATCACGTCGTCGAGAAACACACCTACGACGCGTTCTACAACACCGAACTCGAGGGGTGGCTGAACGCGCGCGGCATCCGCGATCTGGTCATCTGCGGCACCCTCGCGAACGTCTGCGTGCTCCACACCGGCGGCAGCGCCGGGCTGCGGGACTTTCGACCGCTCCTCGTCGAGGACTGCATCGGCTCGATCGAGGACGAACACCGCGAGTACGCCCTGGAGCACGCCGAGTGGCTGTTCGGCGAAGTCGTCGACGGCGACGACCTCGAATTCGGGTCCGGGTGA
- a CDS encoding Hvo_1808 family surface protein, with protein MNPTRTRLLVVLVAVPSLLIVAAAGGAVPGVLSDGSSATENGEPAAADRPADPTTEDTVGYVEGYWYDDELPVDEREDGVVEDDELEAVVYRSMARVEVIRGLTFEDDVPVEVVSREEYRENDDTFLDDAGDEERLQLNVNTEALFAVDRNTDATDEQEALYGGAVDGYYEPSTDQVVIVSENPETPELNEVVLGHELLHALQDQHFDLASYERETIDQDNAKNGLVEGDAVRVETEYEDRCAAEWDCTLPDGGATAPPDLNWVMYTTIFQPYNDGPDYVGHLLEQSQAQSASSDSTGEGSEPGERDDWDAVDAAYDDPPASSSEVIRPGEDREPADIEVEDRSNDEWRQLEIDGEVASETYGEAGMVAMFAGDAHDRTQPSVIGQDDFFAEDLQGYDYDQPYTDGWAGDELVTYVTDEATETDDPAAAAAHAGYVWETEWTSSEDGQQFVDGYLQLLDLHDAEAVDGYQDTYVIDDEYPGAYHVDRDGESVTIVRAPSVDELPNVDSGAAPEGEDTLEIEDADPETTDDDGGDAPGDGSNAIPGFGVPVAVAAVAIALLAGRVRSAGRERP; from the coding sequence ATGAACCCGACCCGAACGCGTCTGCTCGTCGTCCTCGTCGCGGTACCGTCGCTCCTGATCGTGGCGGCGGCCGGCGGCGCCGTTCCGGGAGTGCTCTCGGACGGCTCGAGCGCCACCGAAAACGGCGAGCCGGCCGCCGCCGACCGTCCGGCCGACCCCACCACCGAGGATACCGTCGGCTACGTCGAGGGGTACTGGTACGACGACGAACTCCCCGTCGACGAACGAGAAGACGGCGTCGTCGAGGACGACGAACTCGAGGCGGTCGTCTACCGGTCGATGGCCCGCGTCGAGGTGATTCGCGGACTGACGTTCGAGGACGACGTTCCGGTCGAGGTCGTCTCGCGCGAGGAGTACCGGGAGAACGACGACACGTTCCTCGACGACGCCGGCGACGAGGAGCGGCTCCAGCTGAACGTCAACACGGAGGCGCTGTTCGCGGTCGACCGGAACACCGACGCCACCGACGAGCAGGAGGCCCTCTACGGCGGCGCCGTCGACGGCTACTACGAGCCGAGCACCGATCAGGTCGTCATCGTCTCCGAGAACCCGGAGACGCCCGAACTGAACGAGGTCGTCCTCGGCCACGAACTGCTCCACGCCCTCCAGGACCAGCACTTCGACCTGGCGTCGTACGAGCGGGAGACGATCGACCAGGACAACGCCAAGAACGGCCTCGTCGAGGGCGACGCCGTCCGGGTCGAAACCGAGTACGAGGACCGCTGCGCCGCCGAGTGGGACTGCACCCTCCCCGACGGCGGGGCGACGGCGCCGCCGGATCTCAACTGGGTCATGTACACGACGATCTTCCAGCCGTACAACGACGGTCCCGACTACGTCGGTCACCTGCTCGAGCAGAGCCAGGCGCAAAGTGCCTCGAGCGACTCGACCGGCGAGGGAAGCGAGCCGGGAGAGCGGGACGACTGGGACGCCGTCGACGCGGCCTACGACGACCCGCCGGCCAGTAGCTCCGAAGTGATCCGCCCCGGCGAGGACCGCGAACCCGCCGATATCGAGGTCGAGGACCGCTCGAACGACGAGTGGCGCCAGCTCGAGATCGACGGCGAGGTCGCGAGCGAGACGTACGGCGAGGCGGGGATGGTCGCGATGTTCGCCGGGGACGCACACGATCGGACCCAGCCGTCGGTGATCGGCCAGGACGACTTCTTCGCCGAGGACCTGCAGGGGTACGACTACGACCAGCCGTACACCGACGGCTGGGCCGGCGACGAACTGGTCACGTACGTCACCGACGAGGCGACCGAGACGGACGATCCGGCGGCGGCCGCCGCACACGCCGGCTACGTCTGGGAGACCGAGTGGACCTCGAGCGAGGACGGTCAGCAGTTCGTCGACGGCTACCTGCAGTTGCTCGACCTCCACGACGCCGAGGCCGTCGACGGCTACCAGGATACCTACGTGATCGACGACGAGTACCCCGGCGCCTACCACGTCGACCGCGACGGCGAGTCGGTGACGATCGTCCGCGCGCCGTCGGTCGACGAACTCCCGAACGTCGATTCCGGCGCCGCACCCGAAGGCGAAGACACGCTCGAGATCGAGGACGCCGATCCGGAGACGACCGACGACGATGGCGGGGACGCGCCCGGTGACGGAAGCAACGCGATCCCCGGCTTCGGGGTTCCCGTTGCGGTCGCGGCCGTCGCCATCGCCTTACTCGCCGGTCGCGTTCGGAGCGCGGGCCGAGAGCGGCCCTGA
- a CDS encoding Hvo_1808 family surface protein, which yields MRRVTPFAVVVLVVLSGCALPASPDRFDTDRDLGHVGDYSHDDTFEFDDQTRFTEAQLEAVTYRSMARVEVLRGLKFEHDVELEVISREEYRERRGDRANASAFRNELWRGAFVVDGETDVNRAFDDLYGEAVQGYYSDDRIVLVADDADEIRIDRETLVHELVHALQDQHFGLERRGTTVDDRRAEVGLLEGEANYVAHLYEQRCGETWQCTADPEQTSAEFDEGSFNLGLFLSIYAPYAEGPSFVAHLHETGGWDAVDRAHDERPTSTSQVIHPDRYPDTDPVDVEVRDRSSDEWEPYADDGEPRTETIGEATLFGTLWANGAIDRPLTEGGTELAPYNYSHPATEGWAGDTFQAYRDEDGRTAHVWALAWESDADAAAFADAYRKLLEENGAEPVADSGVVNTGAVIYRIADDEPFAGAYRVTVTDETVEIVGAPSVDDLEAVHAVDDTRSPEVAGTAGSPTTATPGGPSTSSAPSAASAAADG from the coding sequence ATGCGTCGGGTCACGCCGTTCGCCGTCGTCGTTCTCGTCGTGCTGTCGGGGTGTGCGCTACCCGCCTCGCCCGATCGGTTCGATACCGACCGCGACCTCGGTCACGTCGGCGACTATTCCCACGACGATACCTTCGAGTTCGACGACCAGACGCGCTTCACCGAGGCGCAACTCGAGGCCGTCACGTACCGGTCGATGGCTCGCGTCGAGGTCCTCCGCGGGCTGAAGTTCGAACACGACGTCGAACTCGAGGTGATCAGCCGGGAGGAGTACCGCGAGCGGCGCGGCGACCGCGCGAACGCGTCGGCGTTCAGGAACGAGCTCTGGCGCGGCGCGTTCGTCGTCGACGGCGAGACGGACGTCAACCGGGCGTTCGACGACCTCTACGGCGAAGCCGTCCAAGGATACTACTCCGACGACCGGATCGTGCTCGTCGCCGACGACGCGGACGAGATCCGGATCGATCGGGAGACCCTGGTTCACGAACTGGTTCACGCGCTCCAGGACCAGCACTTCGGGCTCGAGCGGCGGGGAACCACCGTCGACGACCGTCGGGCCGAGGTCGGCCTGCTCGAGGGCGAGGCGAACTACGTGGCGCACCTGTACGAGCAGCGCTGCGGCGAGACGTGGCAGTGCACGGCCGACCCCGAGCAGACGTCGGCCGAATTCGACGAGGGGTCGTTCAACCTCGGACTCTTCCTTTCGATCTACGCGCCGTACGCCGAGGGGCCGTCGTTCGTCGCCCACCTCCACGAGACCGGCGGCTGGGACGCCGTCGACCGCGCGCACGACGAGCGGCCGACGAGCACCTCGCAGGTGATCCACCCGGACCGCTACCCCGACACCGATCCCGTCGACGTCGAGGTCCGGGACCGCTCGAGCGACGAGTGGGAGCCGTACGCGGACGACGGCGAGCCTCGAACGGAGACGATCGGCGAGGCGACGCTGTTCGGCACCCTCTGGGCGAACGGCGCGATCGATCGGCCGCTCACCGAGGGCGGGACCGAGCTGGCGCCGTACAACTACTCGCACCCCGCGACCGAGGGGTGGGCGGGCGATACGTTCCAGGCGTACCGCGACGAGGACGGTCGGACGGCCCACGTCTGGGCGCTCGCCTGGGAGAGCGACGCCGACGCCGCGGCCTTCGCCGACGCCTACCGGAAGCTGCTCGAGGAGAACGGCGCCGAACCAGTCGCCGATTCCGGCGTGGTCAATACCGGTGCCGTCATCTACCGGATCGCCGACGACGAGCCCTTCGCCGGCGCGTACCGCGTCACCGTGACGGACGAGACGGTCGAGATCGTCGGTGCCCCCAGCGTCGACGATCTCGAGGCGGTCCACGCCGTCGATGACACGCGCTCGCCCGAGGTCGCTGGTACCGCCGGCTCACCGACGACAGCGACGCCAGGCGGACCGTCGACCAGTTCCGCGCCGTCGGCCGCGAGCGCAGCGGCAGACGGGTAG
- a CDS encoding nicotinate phosphoribosyltransferase, which translates to MTNPFGTVSSEAILEGTATDAYFERTHTTLEHAGKNPRVVAEVTADQFPTGSFDVFTGVEDVATLFEGRDVDVDALPDGQLFDGGPVLRIEGSYLEFAEFETSLLGFLSQPSGFATAALEARLAAPDSTILSFGARHVHPAIAATVERAALLAGLDGFSHVAAGEILGREAGGTMPHALMFCFGEGNQPEAWQAFDEAVPDDVPRIALVDTFWDEKSESLLAAETLGDDLDGVRIDTTSSRRGDFRHIIREVRWELDARGYEDVDIFCSGGIGPDAIRNLRDVADGFGVGSHITGADSVDFSLDIVEIEGEPISKRGKLSGVKEVYRTADGGHHVSLADRAAPDDGEALLEPLVRDGEIVREFDLETASERCLADAAAVGFGDE; encoded by the coding sequence ATGACGAACCCGTTCGGAACCGTCTCGTCCGAGGCGATCCTCGAGGGGACCGCGACGGACGCCTACTTCGAGCGCACGCACACGACGCTCGAACACGCGGGCAAGAACCCCCGCGTGGTCGCCGAGGTGACCGCCGATCAGTTCCCGACCGGCTCCTTCGACGTCTTCACCGGCGTCGAGGACGTCGCGACGCTGTTCGAGGGCCGCGACGTCGACGTCGACGCGCTCCCCGACGGCCAGCTGTTCGACGGCGGTCCCGTCCTGCGAATCGAAGGATCGTACCTCGAGTTCGCCGAATTCGAAACCTCGCTGCTCGGATTTCTCTCCCAGCCGAGCGGCTTCGCGACGGCCGCGCTCGAGGCGCGACTCGCGGCCCCCGACTCGACGATCCTCTCGTTCGGGGCGCGCCACGTCCACCCCGCGATCGCGGCGACGGTCGAGCGCGCGGCCTTGCTCGCAGGCCTCGACGGCTTTTCGCACGTCGCTGCTGGCGAAATTCTGGGGCGGGAGGCCGGCGGTACGATGCCCCACGCGCTCATGTTCTGCTTCGGCGAGGGGAACCAGCCCGAGGCCTGGCAGGCGTTCGACGAGGCCGTTCCGGACGACGTTCCGCGGATCGCGCTCGTCGACACCTTCTGGGACGAGAAGAGCGAGAGCCTGCTGGCCGCCGAGACGCTCGGCGACGACCTCGACGGCGTCCGCATCGACACGACGAGCTCCCGCCGCGGCGACTTCCGTCACATCATCCGCGAGGTGCGCTGGGAACTCGACGCTCGCGGGTACGAGGACGTCGACATCTTCTGTAGCGGCGGGATCGGACCCGACGCCATCCGGAACTTACGAGACGTCGCGGACGGCTTCGGCGTCGGCAGCCACATCACCGGCGCCGACTCGGTCGACTTCAGCCTCGACATCGTCGAGATCGAGGGCGAACCGATCTCCAAGCGCGGCAAACTCTCCGGCGTGAAGGAAGTGTACCGCACGGCAGACGGCGGTCACCACGTTTCCCTCGCGGATCGGGCGGCCCCCGACGACGGCGAGGCGCTGCTCGAACCGCTGGTGCGAGACGGCGAGATCGTCCGCGAGTTCGACCTCGAGACCGCGAGCGAGCGGTGCCTGGCGGACGCCGCGGCGGTCGGGTTCGGCGACGAGTAA
- a CDS encoding TIGR00296 family protein, producing MSQRQGVDLSYEDGVRAVELAREAVESYVQHGQREQPGSMREAFYERTGAFVRLESTRGRGSLRGCAGGYRSGEQLGHVIVDAAIEAASEDSCGSEVSPSELQNLTVSVCAVKSVVLTDDPLADLELGTHGVAIDGGEGGWLYPTVPVQNGWSAREYLDRTCRKAKLAPGAWQNDDVVVTLFEGQVFREREADGSIEEV from the coding sequence ATGTCCCAGCGACAGGGCGTTGACCTTTCCTACGAGGACGGGGTGCGCGCCGTCGAACTCGCGCGCGAAGCCGTCGAATCCTACGTTCAACACGGACAGCGAGAACAACCGGGCAGCATGCGGGAAGCCTTCTACGAGCGAACCGGCGCGTTCGTCCGCCTCGAGTCCACCCGCGGCCGTGGCAGCCTGCGCGGCTGCGCCGGCGGCTACCGGTCGGGCGAACAGCTCGGGCACGTCATCGTCGACGCGGCGATCGAAGCCGCGAGCGAGGACTCTTGCGGCTCCGAAGTGAGCCCCTCGGAGCTGCAGAACCTCACCGTCTCGGTCTGTGCGGTCAAGAGCGTCGTGCTCACCGACGATCCGCTGGCGGATCTCGAGTTGGGAACCCACGGCGTCGCCATCGACGGCGGCGAAGGCGGCTGGCTCTACCCGACCGTTCCCGTCCAGAACGGCTGGAGCGCCCGCGAGTACCTCGATCGAACCTGTCGGAAGGCGAAGCTCGCCCCGGGAGCCTGGCAGAACGACGACGTCGTCGTCACGCTCTTCGAAGGACAAGTCTTCCGCGAGCGGGAAGCCGACGGCAGCATCGAAGAAGTCTAA